The following are encoded in a window of Geotrypetes seraphini chromosome 5, aGeoSer1.1, whole genome shotgun sequence genomic DNA:
- the LOC117360508 gene encoding sesquipedalian-1-like: MKLHSYPVLSYCHSTTSPDKEGYLYKKGELNTSYQRRWFCLRGNFLFYFERCGDREPLGIIVLEGCSVELCKSDEAFAFAVAFQGPGLRAYKMAAEDQASMEAWIRALTSASFSYLRMLVTDLAQQHKQLCCAHTDNIDNIWPGVPVQSLEVKLTKTKNSSKSTEPELLKARSRKLAYGAQRQLLVEREIEEENFLRLHQMFGEEIEELRKKWQERKQDQLTKEDLIDLN, translated from the coding sequence ATGAAGCTTCATTCTTACCCAGTGCTATCATACTGCCACAGCACTACTTCACCAGATAAGGAAGGCTATCTCTACAAGAAGGGTGAGCTGAACACCTCCTACCAGCGCCGCTGGTTCTGCCTCCGTGGTAATTTCCTCTTCTACTTTGAACGATGTGGGGACCGTGAACCACTGGGCATCATTGTGTTAGAAGGCTGTTCTGTGGAGCTCTGCAAGTCTGATGAGGCCTTTGCCTTTGCTGTGGCCTTCCAAGGTCCCGGCTTGCGGGCCTACAAGATGGCTGCTGAAGACCAGGCATCAATGGAAGCCTGGATAAGGGCCCTAACCTCTGCAAGTTTCAGTTATCTTCGCATGCTGGTGACAGATCTTGCACAGCAACACAAACAGCTCTGCTGTGCTCACACTGACAACATTGATAATATCTGGCCTGGTGTACCAGTGCAAAGCTTGGAAGTCAAACTGACAAAAACTAAAAATAGTTCAAAGAGCACAGAACCTGAGTTGCTGAAGGCACGGTCCAGGAAATTGGCATACGGTGCCCAGCGTCAGCTGTTGGTGGAAAGAGAAATAGAAGAGGAGAACTTCCTGAGGTTGCATCAAATGTTTGGAGAGGAAATTGAAGAgctgagaaagaagtggcagGAGAGAAAACAGGACCAACTTACTAAGGAGGACTTGATAGACTTAAATTAA